CAATCCAATTCCGTATGAAAGGGTCTTTGAGTTGCAAATCATCAAGTATTTCGGAGAAAGGTCTGAGAAGTTTTGTGGCCCCAAGAGCAGCTCCAGGTCCCATTTGAAGAAAGGATTTGATTAGAGAGGGGCCATATCTGGCTGCAGCAGTGGAAAGAACGCCCAAGTCTCCACGAATAGAGAGAGGAGGAAGAGCCATTGCAGCTGTAGATAATGGAAGCACAGCATCTAAAAGTTTCCGCCATTCAAGGACAGCATTTGGACCTGCATACTGTTGAAGGTCCTTGAAAAACTCCGTAGGGCCTATGCGCGACAAGAATTGTCCTTCAGGTATGGAAGAGACTCGCCGAGCGCATCCAAAACCTGAGCAAGAGGATTAGCCTGAGGACCCCTTGATTGCAGGCCAGAGAACAACGAAGGCCCAGAGTCAAAGTTGTAACCTTTGATATCAAAGGAATGGGCTTTCCACAATCAACACATCTTCCTCGTATCTTGCCAACAGTGCTCCACAACACAGTCCACCAATGCCACTACCAATCACAACAACATCAGCTTCTGACTTTGACTTAGACATAGATTTCCTGTCCCCATTACTACCACCATATGAACTATAACATCGACCACCCATCATCgatatcatcatcatctttcTCTTCACTCCTCACTTCTCACTTCTCAACTCACCTCTCCTCGTTTTGTAGTTGCTCAATTAACCACGTCACCACCTACTTCtcaaaacaaaaccaaaccaataaataattattctcTCCAGCTGCGTAAATTATTTTCATCCCTGCCTCTGCCAAAACTTTAACACTTCCCCTTGCCTTGCACCTTCTTCTTCTGTCAActactcaaattttttttaactatcactgatcgataaataaattttttaaattatttttttatattgaaatacATCTTTAAGTAACATCACTAaatcctattttcattttttaatttttttatccttaaaatatttattaaatatacttattactctttaaaataagttagagttttgttttttttcactcATTCCTCTTAcacatttttatattacattgtttatttattgtactatttataaaatttcatttatcatTACAACATTatactttataaaattaacattgaTAAACGttggatttattttattttttaataattttatcctggataatttattttaactattattcTAGTTAATATGGTAAAAGTATAATGTTAATAtaagtgtattttattttaaatttgattaaaaaaatttgaggtATAATATAAGATTGATAATAGAATACatgatatgaaaaatatataataattgaaactaaaaagtaatgaaaataatttgtttataaacaaaaaattatgagtttaaaattaattcaaaaactaaaattataacacctgaaaatatattgttattcataaaataaaattgaaatatatataaaaatatcatataaatatgcttatttttgtcatttgacattttagctATTTcaacaaaaagttttatcaaacaattatgcttaaataagttaatttaaaatttttcagtTGTCAATTAGTTTTGTCAAAcacattaatatttatatatatatatatatatataagggtcCCAAGAATTTggccttttctttttcacatCGGTTGGTGTTATTCTTTTAGTCGTAGGAATTGAAAACATGTATAAGAGTTTAGAACAATTCATGTATCATACTCAATCAATTGAGTTAAATTTCATTAACAGTTAGTGTTATTTTATATCTTACTTAACATATCATTTTTGTAAATGGGAATCATGTTATTAACTCTATGTTGCTGCAATATCTTCATTTGGTGTtcaatattgttaaaaaaagtatttattaggATCAAATGTCTTTAAGGTGGATTTAATTGAACAAGTTGTGGacatacttaaatatttttgtttattgtggGTAATGTACTCGTTTCTTCATTGTTGTCTTACACAAGTAACCAAAAAGGGAATTTCTTTTAGTAATTGTCCCTTGCATAGACTTGGAGTGATACAAAGGACTTGGGGGCTTTGCTTTGTGCACCTAGTATTCTTCTTGTGCACACagcaattttttgaaatttcaaaaatatcccTAGTAACTTCTTCCTTTTGCCTTCTTCACTCACCATTCATTTGTTGCTTTCTTCTTTGCATTCATTCATTAATTATCGTGAGAGACAATCCTTTGTTGTTGTGTTCGCTTTGGTTGAGGTGCATTGGTTATGGTGATTCGTCGACAAGTAGTGGTTGTGATGGTAGTTGGTGTGACCGTTGACGGTGAAGGTAAGGTACTTTAACTtcgatctaattttttttcgtaTAAAACTTACAAATTGATAATTCataagttatatataatttacggATTGATAATCCAtaagttttatataacttaaGATTACCAATAtgcaagttatatttttttatactttttaaaaaattattttattttttaaaatataattagtattattatttaaaatattttttaaatacgtATAGTTTCAtaattctttcatattttttagtttgaaagtgttatttattttaaaatgatttagacttttattttattttatttgttttgttttaaatttgtttttttaatccttgtaattttatgaattacaattaactacaaaaatactAACAACACATTCATAAGTAACTTATcacaatatattttgtaataaaaaagagttaatacttataactaatttgtaggtAATTActtgtgtatatttttttgtagcaAAGACTAAAAGATAAGTCCCTAAAAgagttgataattttttttttgtagctaATACTCGATGAGTATTTAcacatttataatatttgtatgGATATTATTAAGTTAACTACTTTATGgaagtcaaaaaataattatattgtgtcatatattagtttatgcaagtctatattttaatatatatgagtatcaattttaatgtattatatcattaaatgtagtaacaaaaattaaaaattgtgtgATAATATATGCATGGTGTGATTAGGGGGCATTTGTTTGTCGaatttttttcaatgttttgtTAAGATGAACGAAAATCAATGAATGTATGATAACATAATCTCTGAGGAACCTGGTGTgaaggaagaaaatgaaaagggaCATAGTGtgaatgaagaaaatggaaaGGAATCTAGTATGCATAAATATGTTGATTATTCTGATGTCTTCAATACTTTTCAGgtattgatatgattttttgttgttaaactAAGTAAATGAATGTCCCTTGAAGATTAAACATGTATGCATTGCATTGTAGGTGTTTGTGAGCCATTCTGATGTAGAGGAAGGACCTCGTTTGTTTTAATTAGTTGTGAAAGGAGTGTTCAATATAAGGTCATGAAGAAATATTCAATACGAAGAATTACTAATGGTAtaaaatgtgggtgtccctttaaGATGTGAGTGAAACCAATGGTGGGAGGTGAATGATGGGTGGTTAAATTAATGTGTGGGAGTCACAATCATTAATTGGATGAGTCATTAGTTATTATTGATGATATGACAATGTTAATGATCAAaccaagaaatatttttttgacattgaaggaacacaatgtcaATAGTTATATAACAATCCAACAAGATTTAGtaccaaataaatttaattaaaaatattaaataaattaatatttaataattcataaataaatatgtaataatttttaataaatttttttaaatattctgtATATTCACAAATCAATatagaaattcttttaaaatatttatagactTCACATCACTCATTTtagtaaacttaaatatatgataaaaatctaggtacaattttgttttttatttctagtaaataagtatttcattttttaacaaattagcatttgaatacttaaaaaaatttataaacaaaggaagcaatttaattttatacttccaaaggttatttatataaatatttattactattagtgtaataatatttatatgactatatcaataaaaataaatttgtcatttacaaatttaaattttcttgttaaactaatttttacaatatatacttataaaatttgaaattaatgatatttaaatttttataaataagtatttcaaatataattgaaatgcttgtattttaaaaataaataaataaaaataatatttatacattcatttttaaataaacaaaattcataaattaattatttattgaattaattaattattaaaaaccaacttaaaaaataaatatatttaattaaataaatgcatATTACAGATATacaatgatatttatttattaaataaatattataacaaaaaaatattaattaatttttaaataataataatttattcaattattattttattaattaataatttttttaaaaaataattatacggATTTCAAATCCATATAATAGGTATGCAATCTCATTTTCAATCAATGAGTGAAAAAGAGAGACTTATGGCAAAGACAAAGGTGAACACGACGGTGATGGTGGGGACGGACGACAAGGTGCGATCGGAGGCACGAACAATGGCGATGCGGGGAGAAGAAGGAAGCGCAACAACAACGTGTACGGAGAGGGGGAGGGAGAGGAGAGGGAGACCTTTTTTGCCACTTTATTTGAAATGTTGGGTGCGCAAGAAATTGTGTCGGGTGCACCTAACAAAATCCACTTTACTTGTCACTTATAGGTTAAATGTAGGGTGTTGAACTattcaaactcattttttaatagaaaagatAAAGGAACCAAAAAGTGACATAAGATTGAGAATTTAGTGTGTTTGAACTCACATTTGGAAGATTTAGGAAAGCATTGTTTTAAActgtaaaaaaatgtacaaaaatatttaaaatgattttgtcaACTAATTTCTTAAATAGCATCGACAAAAAAAAGATTATCAagactaattaaataaaaaaaattagagactaaaaataaaaagtttgtgAAAGTTCAAGgagtaaaattataatttatcctaattttaattttaaactaggtgaacatttttaattatacaaaCTCTCTAATTTAttgagtatattttttaatatattaaaacactCATGGAAAAAataaccttttatttttttgtcgtATATTTATTGCATGaatgtaaaatcactcatacctttaattattatagatttaggttaattattttttactgataattttttaaatgttagaaAATATGAGATATAAAGTCTAATGAATAAGAAagcagttatttatattaattggaCAATCAAAAAGAAAATCGGGTCAGATGTCGGATGAAAATAATCCGACCCGATCAAAACCCTAATGAATAAGAAAGCAGTTATTGGATCTGACACCGGAGCAGTTGTGCTTGGGAAGAACGCTCGCTCGCACTGTAAGATGTTTTCATTTCCCTCTCCAAGCAGTTATGTTGTGTTGTGctgagatttgattttctataagCAGGTCCAGATCTTAATCAAGAGGAGTGAGTTTTGTTTTTCCAGCCATGACGCCGCTGGTGAGTCTAAGCCTTTCTCTCAGATTTACGCTTAACAGAGTTACAGTCACTCAGTAATCTACTCCTTTTCTAGATCCTGCATGCTGGGAAAACCAACAAAAATTCTTACAAGACACTCATTGCAGCCGAGTATGCTGGCGTCCAAGTTGATTTTGCCCCTAATTTTGAGATGGGTGTCTCCAATAAAACTCCTGAATTTCTCAAGATCAATCCTATTGGCAAGGTACCATGTTTATCCTCATATCTATAATGGTAATCTGAGTTTGGTTTTATCTTATATTTGCATTATTATTCTCCCAGGTTCCTGTGCTGGAAACCCCCGATGGTCCAATATTCGAGAGCAATGCCATTGCTCGCTATGGTAAGTAATATTATAGACACTGTTTCTTATTCCATGTTTTAGGGCTTTACATGAGCTAATTCAATAATGTTCATTTTCGATTATCCTTGTGGATTGGAATTTATATATATCAAGGAGTATGTGGATTATTgtgattattttctttttgctgCAGTTACCCGGCTGAAAGGTGATAACACTTTGTATGGATCTTCCTTGATTGAATATGTGAGTCTATTTTCATCCTAAAATCATTGGCATTGCAAATGTTTATTGTTGTTGTAGAGTATTCATACTGTGTATCTGACTTCTAGAATAAGCTGCTTGTACTGCTATTAGCTTATATATGCGAGCTTTTAGCCCCtttcaatcataaaaaaagaagaagcttaTATAtgctcattttattattttaatgtttcaGGCCCACATTGAACAGTGGATTGATTTTTCATCATTGGAGATTGATGCTAATATTATCAAGTGGTATGCCCCAAGAGTTGGACGAGGACCATATCTTCCTCCAGTAAGTTACAAAGGAATTTTTTATACTATGGAAAATTGATATGACAACTCCATGTTGACCCTCCATTCAAAATGTCAGTTTAGTTCTTTTATCCTGTTGGCAAGAATATAATAATGTAAGATCTGTGTTAGTTCAATTGAAAATGGTAACACATCAAGCATTATGATGCAATTTAGTGGTGTATTGAACTTGGAGATATGCTCAATTCATCTGCTTACAGTCTGCATTGTTGTTCTACTTCAAgatttttggtttttgttaaCGTATTACCCTGATATTATAGTCTGGTCTTAATTATGTGTTTGATTGAAGGCTGAGGAGGCTGCAATTTCTGCACTAAAGAGAGCTTTGGGTGCTTTGAACACACACCTTGCTTCCAATACTTACCTGGTTGGGCATTCTGTGACCCTGGCCGACATCATAATGACATGCAATTTGTATTTGGGTTTTGCAAACATCCTGGTTAAGAGCTTTACCTCTGAGTTTCCTCATGTTGAGAGATACTTTTGGACCTTGGTCAATCAGCCAAACTTCCGAAAAATAATTGGGCAGGTCAAGCAGGCTGAAGCTATTCCTCCTGTTCAATCTGCAAAGAAGCCTTCCCAGCCAAAAGAATCCAAGGCCAAGGCAAAAGATGAACCAAAGAAAGAGGCAAACAAGGTGCCAGAAAAGCCCAAAGAAGAAGCAGAAGAGGAGGCACCCAAGCCCAAACCCAAGAATCCCCTTGATCTTCTCCCTCCAAGTCCGATGATACTGGATGAGTGGAAAAGACTCTACTCAAACACTAAAACCAACTTCAGGGAGGTTGCTATCAAAGGTATTGTTTTTGTGTCCCCCCTGTGGGTTCATTGTTTTAAATGTTTCCTAAATTAGGATTGTGATTATAGCCTATAATCATTGCAAAATTAGTTATGATGAATCTTCtctcagaattttaaaaaaattatgacaccCAGAGTTGAGATCTTTTTGAATCCACTTTTTATCTTGCAGGATTTTGGGACATGTATGATCCCGAGGGATACTCTCTCTGGTTTTGTGATTACAAATACAACGACGAGAATACTGTTTCTTTTGTGACATTGAACAAGGTTGGTGGATTTCTTCAGCGGATGGATTTGGCTCGCAAGTATGCATTTGGAAAGATGCTTGTGATTGGATCAGTTCCACCATTTAAGGTGAAGGGGCTGTGGCTTTTCCGTGGGCAAGAAATCCCAAAATTTGTGATTGATGAATGCTATGACATGGAGCTCTACGAATGGACTAAGGTTGACATCTCTGATGAAGCTCAAAAGGAGCGTGTCAATCAGATGATTGAAGATTATGAACCTTTTGAGGGCGAGGCTCTTTTGGATGCCAAGTGCTTCAAGTGAAAATTTATTCCTTGAAAGGGTCTATTTTTATAACGTGTCTTCGTTTTTGGTAGGGTACGGTTTCTTTCACATTTCAGTTATAGTAAAGTGTTAGCCGAACTTGATTTGAGCCACATTGAAACTTTatgcttaatttatttttagttttaatggtAGCAAGACTAATATACAAgttctatatttttatgttgGATGTAAGCTTGTAGCAAATTACATGGATAGTTTTTTTTCCCTGCCATGGGTTTGAGGTAATCGATCAAGTGTTTTTGTAATTGAAATTCAATGAATGAGGCTCTACCCGTGTAaccattaatcaaaatttataatggcAAATGTTAATGGATAATGCAAACTTTGAAGGATTGGCTATGGAAAGGCAGAGAGTCTCTGCCAGGTACCTGAGGTCAAGGTTGTAGCCGAAGCATGAAAGATTTCAATGGCTTTGATCATTGATCCATGCCAAGAAAAACTAACTCTATATTTGACAgggggaaaaaaataataaataaaaaactaaatttaaattgaagaaaaaaataaaggaaaataaagtttaaatttttgtctcatcaactcaactattttttttttttactttcactttctatttaaccaaacaaaataaataatattggtaAAAAAGCAACTATTTTAAAACATGTCTATTTAGCATGGTACCTATGGTACCATTATATATAGAAAGAGGAGGAATCAAATTATatgtaacttaattaattattatattattttataacatgatataaaatataatttttatcgaTTTGATCATTGAATTATAGTTACATGTGGTTGAGATTGTCTATgtctaattttgttaaaattgaacaataataaaaaataatcaaattattcatattttaggatattttgaaaattttataatacattGATTTTAATCTGAATGAGataacaaataattaagaattaatataaaattttggataTATAATCTATGTAAAAGGaatctttaatttattgataaatttttaaaaaatattattcaattaaaaattattaaacaatataataattaaacaaagttacacacatatatatatatatatatatatatatatatatatatatatatatatatatatatatattcatttacaTCTTTTATACTCTACTCTAAAGATGAgtatttttgaaatcaaaattgatttttcttgatatctatgaaaatattttaaaagaatgatAAGGTATATAAATAATCTTTAATAGACAGAGTGTATG
This region of Glycine soja cultivar W05 chromosome 17, ASM419377v2, whole genome shotgun sequence genomic DNA includes:
- the LOC114393584 gene encoding elongation factor 1-gamma, with amino-acid sequence MTPLILHAGKTNKNSYKTLIAAEYAGVQVDFAPNFEMGVSNKTPEFLKINPIGKVPVLETPDGPIFESNAIARYVTRLKGDNTLYGSSLIEYAHIEQWIDFSSLEIDANIIKWYAPRVGRGPYLPPAEEAAISALKRALGALNTHLASNTYLVGHSVTLADIIMTCNLYLGFANILVKSFTSEFPHVERYFWTLVNQPNFRKIIGQVKQAEAIPPVQSAKKPSQPKESKAKAKDEPKKEANKVPEKPKEEAEEEAPKPKPKNPLDLLPPSPMILDEWKRLYSNTKTNFREVAIKGFWDMYDPEGYSLWFCDYKYNDENTVSFVTLNKVGGFLQRMDLARKYAFGKMLVIGSVPPFKVKGLWLFRGQEIPKFVIDECYDMELYEWTKVDISDEAQKERVNQMIEDYEPFEGEALLDAKCFK